From a single Paramisgurnus dabryanus chromosome 17, PD_genome_1.1, whole genome shotgun sequence genomic region:
- the ezra gene encoding ezrin a, giving the protein MPKPINVRVTTMDAELEFAIQSVTTGKQLFEQVVRTVGLREVWYFGLQYTDNKGFPTWLKLDKKVTSQEVKQENPLQFKFRAKYYPEDVAEELIQDITVKLFFMQVKDGILSDEIYCPPETAVLLASYSVQAKFGDFSKEKHKAGYLTSERLLPQRVLNQHKLSKDQWEERIQIWHEEHRAVLKEDAMLEYLKISQDLEMYGINYFDIKNKKGTELWLGVDALGLNIYEKTDRLTPKIGFPWSEIRNISFNDKKFIIKPIDKKAPDFVFYASRLRINRRILHLCMGNHELYMQRRKPDTIEVQQMKAQAREEKYQRQMERAQLENEKKKREEIEREKERVEREKEEMMLKLYKYEEQTKKVEKDLKEQLERAQRLEEERRRVEEEAARLEAERQAALIAKEEFARKAEDQMKTQEQLAADLAEYTAKIALLEEAKRVKEEEASEWENRAKEVQDDLIRTREELHNVMVSPVAAPMAAPMAAPVLAAMEEPSERLENNHEDHEENSSIHSAELLVDGIDDHRNEEERITEAEKNQRVHKQLQTLSSELAEARDDTKKTQNDILHTENVRAGRDKYKTLRQIRMGNTKQRIDEFEAL; this is encoded by the exons ATCAATGTCCGTGTCACTACAATGGACGCCGAGCTGGAGTTTGCTATCCAGTCGGTTACTACAGGCAAACAGCTCTTTGAACAG GTTGTTAGGACAGTGGGCTTGCGTGAGGTGTGGTACTTTGGTCTGCAGTACACAGACAACAAAGGCTTTCCTACATGGCTAAAACTGGACAAAAAG GTGACCTCTCAAGAGGTAAAACAAGAGAACCCTCTTCAGTTTAAGTTTCGGGCTAAGTACTACCCAGAAGATGTGGCTGAGGAACTGATTCAGGACATCACTGTAAAGCTGTTCTTCATGCAAGTAAAGGATGGCATTTTGAGCGACGAAATCTACTGTCCACCAGAGACCGCAGTGCTACTGGCTTCCTATTCTGTCCAAGCCAAGTTTGGAGatttttccaaagaaaaacacaaagcTGGATACCTAACATCTGAGCGATTACTTCCTCAGAG AGTTCTTAACCAGCACAAACTCTCTAAAGATCAATGGGAGGAGAGGATCCAGATTTGGCACGAAGAACATAGAGCCGTTCTCAA GGAAGATGCCATGCTTGAATATTTGAAGATCTCACAGGATTTGGAGATGTATGGTATTAACTACTTTGACATAAAAAACAAGAAAGGAACCGAACTCTGGTTAGGTGTGGATGCTTTGGGACTTAATATCTATGAGAAAACTGACAG GTTGACTCCAAAGATTGGATTTCCATGGAGTGAAATAAGGAACATTTCATTCAATGACAAGAAATTCATAATTAAACCCATTGACAAAAAAGCCCCT GACTTTGTGTTCTATGCATCTCGGTTGCGCATTAACAGGCGCATCCTGCACCTGTGCATGGGGAACCATGAACTTTACATGCAGCGCAGGAAACCTGATACCATTGAGGTGCAGCAAATGAAGGCACAAGCTAGAGAGGAGAAATATCAGAGGCAGATGGAAAG agcCCAGCTAGAGAATGAGAAGAAGAAAAGAGAGGAAATAGAGAGGGAAAAAGAGAGGGTAGAACGagagaaggaagagatgatgcTAAAACTGTACAAATATGAAGAACAGACCAAAAAGGTTGAGAAAG ATCTGAAAGAGCAGCTTGAAAGGGCCCAAAGACTCGAGGAGGAGAGGAGGAGGGTAGAGGAAGAGGCAGCGCGTCTGGAGGCCGAGCGACAGGCAGCACTGATTGCTAAAGAAGAGTTTGCCAGGAAAGCTGAAGACCAGATGAAAACGCAAGAACAGCTG GCTGCAGACTTGGCTGAGTACACAGCAAAGATTGCTTTACTGGAGGAGGCCAAGAGAGTTAAAGAAGAGGAGGCCAGTGAATGGGAGAACAGG GCTAAAGAGGTGCAGGATGACCTGATAAGGACTCGTGAGGAGTTACATAATGTGATGGTGTCCCCTGTGGCTGCACCCATGGCTGCACCCATGGCTGCTCCTGTTCTGGCTGCGATGGAGGAACCTTCAGAGAGGCTTGAAAACAATCACGAGGATCATGAGGAGAACAGTAGCATCCATAGTGCCGAGCTCCTCGTGGATGGCATAGATGACCATCGCAATGAGGAGGAGCGCATCACAGAGGCAGAAAAGAATCAGCGCGTGCATAAACAGCTTCAG ACACTGAGTTCTGAGCTGGCCGAGGCCCGAGATGACACTAAGAAGACTCAGAATGACATTCTGCACACTGAAAATGTACGAGCCGGAAGGGACAAATACAAAACGCTTCGTCAGATCCGTATGGGCAACACTAAGCAGAGAATAGATGAGTTTGAAGCATTGTAA